The DNA window CGGACGCCTCCGACTACACCCGCCGTCAGGTCATCGACCAATTGGCCGAGTCGTCCCGCAACGCCGAGGTACCGGTGCGTGAAGTCACCGGCCTCAATGAGGGCGGCGCGATTCCCGAAGCCCGCATCCTGGACCGTCCGCAGTGGATTCACGCCGCGACGCAGTCGATGCGCGTAATGACCGGCGGCACAGAGAAACCGAACAGTTTCATCAGCGGACGCATTACCGGCGCGCAGACCGGCGCCGTGCTGGCGTTCGTGTCGCAGGGCATCCTCGGCCAGTACGACCCGTTCGGTCGCGACGGTGGCGAACTACTTCTGGTCTACCCCAACGTGATCGGCGTGGAGCGCCAATTACGGGTCGACCCAGGCGACTTCCGGCTGTGGGTGTGCCTGCACGAGGTCACCCACCGAGTCCAGTTTCGCGCCAACCCATGGCTTGCCGACCACATGTCGCAGTCGTTGGCGGTGCTCACCCAGGACGCCGGCGACGACGTCACCCAGGTGGTGGGCCGGCTCGCGGAGTTTGCGCGCAGCCGTCGCGATTACGTCGTTGACGCTGAGTCGGAACCGAATTCGTCGGGGATGATCGGCCTGATGCGCGCGGTTCAGGCGGAGCCGCAGCGGCGCGCACTGGACCAACTGCTGGTGCTGGGCACGCTGCTGGAGGGTCATGCGGACCACGTGATGGATGCCGTCGGGCCCAAGGTGGTGCCGTCGGTGGCGACGATCCGCAGGCGCTTCGACGAACGGCGCCAACGTAAGCAGCCGCCGTTGCAGCGGGTCGTGCGGGCGCTACTCGGATTCGACGCCAAGCTCAGCCAGTACACCCGCGGTAAGGCATTCGTCGACCACGTGGTGTCCCGGGTCGGGATGACGCGGTTCAATACCGTTTGGTCGAGCGCGGAAACCTTGCCGCTGCCAACGGAAATCGACAAGCCACAGCGGTGGATCGACAGAGTGCTGTAGCCGCGCTGCAGGCGGCGGTGACGGTGTTCTCCCGTGAGCACGCGATCGCAGGCGCGCGGTGGTGTGTGGCACTGTCCGGGGGTGCCGATTCGCTGGCGCTGACGGCGGCCGCGGCAAAGGTGATGCCGACCACGGCGCTGATTGTCGATCATCGGTTGCAGGCCGAATCGGGCGCGGTCGCGGCAACCGCACGCGAACAGGCGCTGTCACTGGGATGTGTTGAGGCTCAAGTCATTTGCGTCGATGTCGGCACCGCTGGTGGGCCCGAGGCTGCCGCGCGCACCGCGCGCTACCGGGCATTGGACACCGCGCGCGGCGATGCGCCGGTGCTGCTCGCGCACACGCTCGATGATCAGGCCGAGACGGTGCTGCTCGGACTTGGCCGCGGTTCGGGTGCGCGCTCGATCGCCGGAATGCGCCCACTCGACCCACCTTGGGGCCGACCGCTGCTCGGGATTCGACGGGAGGTGACGCAGGCGGCCTGTGCCGAGCTGAACCTGACCCCGTGGCAGGACCCGCACAACGTCGATCGCCGGTACACCCGGGCGCGGTTGCGCGCCGAGGTGCTCCCGCTGCTGGAAGAGGTGCTCGGCGGTGGTGTCGCCGAGGCGCTGGCCCGCACCGCCGCCGCACTGCGTGAGGACACCGAGGTGCTCGACGGGTTGGCCGACCGTGAGCTCGCTGAGGTGTCGATCGCAGGCGGCCTGGACACCGCCCGGCTGGTCGACCTGCCGGACGCCGTTCGGCGCAGGGTGATTCGGGGCTGGCTGCTGGCAGGAGGTGCCAGTTCTCTGACCGACAAGCAGATTCGCGGCGTCGACACCCTGGTCACGGGGTGGCGCGGGCAGGGCGGTGTCGCGGTGGGATCACCGCTGCGCAGCAGGCGGCTGATCGCGGGCCGACGTGACGGGATGCTGACCCTGCACACCGAGCCCGTCTGAAGCATGGCACTCTGTGCACGTGGCCGTGGAAACCACCGAGATGTACCCGGGGGACATCAAGTCGGTGCTGATCTCGTCGGACGAAATTCAGGCGAAGGTCGCCGAGCTCGGTGCGCAGCTCGGCGCGGAGTATCGCGACGCCCTCGCCGAGAACAGCCAGGATCTTCTGCTCATCACGGTGCTCAAAGGTGCGGTGTTCTTCGTCACCGACCTCGCCAGGGCGATTCCGCTGCCGACCCAGCTGGAGTTCATGGCCGTCAGTTCGTACGGATCGTCGACGTCGTCGTCGGGCGTGGTACGCATCCTCAAGGACCTCGACCGCGACATCAATGACCGCGACGTGTTGATCGTCGAGGACATCGTCGACTCCGGGCTCACGCTGTCCTGGCTGCTGCGCAACCTCGCGACCCGGCATCCGCGTTCGCTGAAGGTGTGCACGTTGATGCGCAAACCCGACGCCGCGGTACGCGCCGATGTCGACATCGCCTACGTCGGCTTCGACATCCCCAACGAGTTCGTCGTCGGCTACGGCCTCGACTATGCCGAGCGCTATCGCGACCTGCCCTACATCGGCACGCTGGACCCCAAGGTGTACGAGGAGCACTAAGTCGGAGGCTTTCAAACAGCTGCAGCTCGGCGCATGATCGAGGGCGTGACCGAAACAGCGCTTCGGATCTGTCCGTTCTGCGAGGCCACCTGCGGCCTGACCCTGACCATCGACGACGGCCGACTCACCGGCGCGCGCGGCGACCGCGACGACGTGTTCAGCCACGGTTTCATCTGCCCGAAAGGGGCGAGCTTCGCCGAGCTCGACAACGACCCCGACCGGCTGGTGCGGCCACTCCTGCGACGGGACGGCGTGCTGACCGAGGCCACGTGGGATGAGGCGTTCGCCGCCGTCGCCGACGGTCTTGGTGCGGTCGTGCGCGAGCACGGCGGAACCTCGGTTGGGGTGTATCTCGGCAACCCCAACGCGCACACGGTCGCGGGTGCGCTGTATCCGCCGGTGATCATCCGTGCGCTCGGCACCCGTCAGGTGTTCAGTGCGAGCACGCTGGACCAGATGCCCAAGCACGTCGCGCTCGGTCTGATGTTCGGCAGCCCGGTCGCTTTCACCGTGCCCGATCTCGACCGCACGGACTACCTCGTCGTCATCGGCGCCAATCCCCTTGTGTCCAACGGCAGTCTGGCCACCGCCGCCGATTTTCCGGGCAAGCTGCGGGCGCTGCGTAAGCGTGGCGGCAAGCTCGTCGTCATCGACCCCGCCCGCACCCGTACCGCCGAACTCGCCGACCGGCACATCGCCCCCCGCCCCGGCACCGACGCCGCGCTGATGCTCGCCGTCGTCCACGTGCTGTTCGAGGAGGGTCTGGTCGACCTTGGGACCTCGGTTGCCACCCGCCCGTCCCGCCCCCTGGCCGACCATGTCAACGGCGTCGACGACGTCCGCGCCGTCGCAGCGGATTTCGGGCCGGACACCGTCGCCGGGTACTGCGGGGTCGGAGCGGACGACATCCGGGTGCTCGCCCGTGAGCTCGCCGTCGCCCCGACGGCCGCCGTCTACGGCCGGATAGGCACGTCCACGGTCGAATTCGGAACGCTGGGCAGTTGGCTCGTCGACGTCATCAACGTCCTGACGGGCAATCTCGACCGCCGGGGCGGGGCGATGTTCCCGCTCGGTCCCACCGCGCCCGCGCCTCGCCCGCCGAAGGCCGGTCGCGGTTTTTCGGTCGGGCGCTGGCACAGCCGCGTCTCCGGTTATCCCGAAGCGCTGTCCGAATTCCCGGCGGCCGCGCTCGCCGAGGAGATCGACACCCCCGGCGACGGACAGATCAAGGCGATGATCACGATCGCCGGAAACCCGGTGCTGTCCGCTCCCGACGGCGACCGCCTCGACCGTGCGCTCGACGGCGTCGGGTTCATGGTGAGCGTCGACCCCTACCTCAACGAGACGACGCGTCACGCGGACGTCATCCTGCCGCCACCGCCGCCCTCCCAAAGCGCCCACTTCGATTTCGCGCTCAACAACCTCGCGGTGCGCAACAACGCCCGGTATTCGCCGCCGGTGTTGCCGACCGACGGCCGACCCGACGAGGCGGAGATCCTGTCGCGGATCGCGCTCGTTCTGTTCGGTGCCGGCGCCGACGCCGATCCCGCCGCCGTCGACGAACAGGTCATCGCGGCGACATTGGCGAAGGAGACCGCCGATCCGACCTCGCCGGTCGCCGGGCGTCCCGTCGCCGATCTGACCGCGATGCTGCCACCCGGGCCGGGATACGAGCGCCGCCTCGACATGATGCTCCGGCTGGGTGCCTACGGCGATGCGTTCGGTGCCAAGCCGGATGGTCTCACGCTGCAGCGACTCAAAGACGCCCCGCACGGAGTCGACCTGGGTCCGTTGCAGCCGCGCCTGACCGAGGTGCTTCGGACGCCAACGGAGAGAATCGAACTCGCTCCGCCGCCGCTCATCGAGGAGGCGGCGCGGCTTCGGGAGGCACTCGGGAAGCGGGCCGATCGTTTCGTGCTGATCGGACGACGGCATCTGCGTTCCAACAACAGCTGGATGCACAACGTGCCCGCACTCGCAGGCGGCAGCAATCGGTGCACGTTGCGGATCCATCCCGACGACGCCGCCGAGCTCGGCCTGACCGACACCGCGGTCGTGAAGGGCCCGGGCGGAGAAGTGCTGGCTGCTGTCGAGATCACCGACGGCATGCGGCGCGGGGTGGTGTCCCTGCCACACGGATGGGGTCATGACCGCGGTGGCACAGGCCTACAGGTCGCGTCGCGCAATCCCGGGGTGAGCGTCAATCAGCTCAACGCAGGCAATCTGCTCGACCCGCTGTCGGGCACCGCGGTGCTGAACGGGATCCCGGTGGACATCGCTCCTGCGGGTTAGGCAAGCTCCCGCGGGTTAGGCAAGCTCCTGCGGGTTAGTCGAGCTCCCAGATCACCGTCACGCTGAACCCGACGGTCTGCTGGCCGGGTTCGACCGGTACTGGCGCGGCCATGGCCATCTCCGCGCCGCGCTGCATCGGGACGGGCGGCTGGGTTCCGGCGATCTCGGAAATCGAAATCACGTTGCCGAGGGTGAGGCCGGACAGCTGCGCGTACTGCTCGGCGCGGTCCTTGGCGTCATTGAAAGCTCGAGCACGCGCGTCCTTCACGAGTTGTGAATCGTCGTCGATCGAATAGCTCACGTTGTTGATCCGGGTCGCATTGCCGCCGGTGCTGACGATGAGGGCCAGCGCCTGCGACGCGGCGTCGAGCTGGCGGATCTTCACGTCGATCGAATTGCTCGCGCGGTAGCCGACGATGGCCGTGCTGTCGGTCGTCGGCGCGAACTGCGGCTGCAGGCTCACCTGGCTGGTGCTGATGTCGTTTCGATCGACGCCTGCCTCCACCAGCGCGTTGATCACCCCGAGCTGACGGTCGCTGACCTGGTTCATCGCGCCGGTGACGTCGGGGGCGGTGAACTCGATCGACGCGTTGACGTTCAACGTGTCCGGAGTGCCTTTGACTTCGCCGGAGCCCACGACGGTGACCTGCCGGACGTCGGTGTTCGTGGTCGGGGCGGCCGCCGTCGGACCCGACGTCGCATCGCAACCCGACAGTGTGGCGACCAGTCCCGCGGCGGCGAGGACGAGCAGTCGGGTGGTCAACTTCGCTCGCGCGGCGATCGGCATGAGAGGCACCATACCGTCAGGCTCGGTGCACCTATGGCTGCTGCACTTCGCGCAGAAAGGCCACCAGGATTCGGTTGACCTCGTCGGGCCGCTCCTGCTGTATCCAATGCCCCGCACCGTCGATCCACCGCTCGGTGTACGGCCCCGCGACGACCTCACGCGCGCGGGCGGGATTCATTGTGGGGCCGACAGGGTCGGCCGTGCCCCCTACGAACAGCGCGGGCGCAGTGGTCTGTGCGCCGGCGAGCTGCGGCGTCGATTCCCAGTTGCGGTCGTAGTTGCGGTACCAGTTGAGCGCGCCGGTGAACCCGGTTCTGCTGAACTCGGCCACGTAGTGGTCGAACTCGTCGCCGTTGATCCAGTCGGGCAACGGCGCGTCGCCTGCGATCAGCCCGGCGAACATTCCGCGCATCGTGATCGCCACGTCGGCCTCCATCTCGGCGTCGGCGAGTCCGGGTTCCTGGAAGCGCAGCATGTAGAAGTCGTCCCCGAACTTCTCCCGCCAGCGTTCGGTCGGGCGGGAACGCGCACGGGGAATGGGTGGAACGCTGAGCCCGGCGACCGCCCGGACCCGGTCGGGATGCAGCAGCGCGGTGTGCCACACGACCATGGCGCCCCAGTCGTGGCCGATGAAGACCGCCTGCCGGGCGCCGGCCTCATCGAGCAGGGCGACGAGATCGCCGGTCAGCGCGTGGATGTCGTACTCCTCGACGGCGTCGGGGCGGCTGGAGCCGCCGTACCCACGCTGATCGGGGGCGACGACGTGGTAGCCCGCGTCGGCGAGAACCGGGATCTGGTGCCGCCACGAATAAGCCAGTTCAGGGAATCCGTGGGCCAGCACCACCAGAGGCGCACCGCGTTCTCCGGCTTCCATGATCCGAAGCGCCACCCCGTTTATCTCGACTATCCGTTCGGTCGAGCTGTGCACGACGCCAGCCAAGCACACCGGCGGGAACCTTAGTTCGTTGGTCTAGCGGTAGCCTTGAGGTTTCTGACTGCGCATAGAGGAAGTCGACGACGGACATTC is part of the Mycolicibacterium tusciae JS617 genome and encodes:
- a CDS encoding zinc-dependent metalloprotease — translated: MSTSPQSSTDKPSPSVGRAVDWNFAAQVGEKLVRPGPDASDYTRRQVIDQLAESSRNAEVPVREVTGLNEGGAIPEARILDRPQWIHAATQSMRVMTGGTEKPNSFISGRITGAQTGAVLAFVSQGILGQYDPFGRDGGELLLVYPNVIGVERQLRVDPGDFRLWVCLHEVTHRVQFRANPWLADHMSQSLAVLTQDAGDDVTQVVGRLAEFARSRRDYVVDAESEPNSSGMIGLMRAVQAEPQRRALDQLLVLGTLLEGHADHVMDAVGPKVVPSVATIRRRFDERRQRKQPPLQRVVRALLGFDAKLSQYTRGKAFVDHVVSRVGMTRFNTVWSSAETLPLPTEIDKPQRWIDRVL
- a CDS encoding SIMPL domain-containing protein, which codes for MPIAARAKLTTRLLVLAAAGLVATLSGCDATSGPTAAAPTTNTDVRQVTVVGSGEVKGTPDTLNVNASIEFTAPDVTGAMNQVSDRQLGVINALVEAGVDRNDISTSQVSLQPQFAPTTDSTAIVGYRASNSIDVKIRQLDAASQALALIVSTGGNATRINNVSYSIDDDSQLVKDARARAFNDAKDRAEQYAQLSGLTLGNVISISEIAGTQPPVPMQRGAEMAMAAPVPVEPGQQTVGFSVTVIWELD
- a CDS encoding alpha/beta fold hydrolase — its product is MHSSTERIVEINGVALRIMEAGERGAPLVVLAHGFPELAYSWRHQIPVLADAGYHVVAPDQRGYGGSSRPDAVEEYDIHALTGDLVALLDEAGARQAVFIGHDWGAMVVWHTALLHPDRVRAVAGLSVPPIPRARSRPTERWREKFGDDFYMLRFQEPGLADAEMEADVAITMRGMFAGLIAGDAPLPDWINGDEFDHYVAEFSRTGFTGALNWYRNYDRNWESTPQLAGAQTTAPALFVGGTADPVGPTMNPARAREVVAGPYTERWIDGAGHWIQQERPDEVNRILVAFLREVQQP
- the hpt gene encoding hypoxanthine phosphoribosyltransferase; amino-acid sequence: MYPGDIKSVLISSDEIQAKVAELGAQLGAEYRDALAENSQDLLLITVLKGAVFFVTDLARAIPLPTQLEFMAVSSYGSSTSSSGVVRILKDLDRDINDRDVLIVEDIVDSGLTLSWLLRNLATRHPRSLKVCTLMRKPDAAVRADVDIAYVGFDIPNEFVVGYGLDYAERYRDLPYIGTLDPKVYEEH
- the tilS gene encoding tRNA lysidine(34) synthetase TilS, which codes for MDRQSAVAALQAAVTVFSREHAIAGARWCVALSGGADSLALTAAAAKVMPTTALIVDHRLQAESGAVAATAREQALSLGCVEAQVICVDVGTAGGPEAAARTARYRALDTARGDAPVLLAHTLDDQAETVLLGLGRGSGARSIAGMRPLDPPWGRPLLGIRREVTQAACAELNLTPWQDPHNVDRRYTRARLRAEVLPLLEEVLGGGVAEALARTAAALREDTEVLDGLADRELAEVSIAGGLDTARLVDLPDAVRRRVIRGWLLAGGASSLTDKQIRGVDTLVTGWRGQGGVAVGSPLRSRRLIAGRRDGMLTLHTEPV
- a CDS encoding molybdopterin-dependent oxidoreductase, which gives rise to MTETALRICPFCEATCGLTLTIDDGRLTGARGDRDDVFSHGFICPKGASFAELDNDPDRLVRPLLRRDGVLTEATWDEAFAAVADGLGAVVREHGGTSVGVYLGNPNAHTVAGALYPPVIIRALGTRQVFSASTLDQMPKHVALGLMFGSPVAFTVPDLDRTDYLVVIGANPLVSNGSLATAADFPGKLRALRKRGGKLVVIDPARTRTAELADRHIAPRPGTDAALMLAVVHVLFEEGLVDLGTSVATRPSRPLADHVNGVDDVRAVAADFGPDTVAGYCGVGADDIRVLARELAVAPTAAVYGRIGTSTVEFGTLGSWLVDVINVLTGNLDRRGGAMFPLGPTAPAPRPPKAGRGFSVGRWHSRVSGYPEALSEFPAAALAEEIDTPGDGQIKAMITIAGNPVLSAPDGDRLDRALDGVGFMVSVDPYLNETTRHADVILPPPPPSQSAHFDFALNNLAVRNNARYSPPVLPTDGRPDEAEILSRIALVLFGAGADADPAAVDEQVIAATLAKETADPTSPVAGRPVADLTAMLPPGPGYERRLDMMLRLGAYGDAFGAKPDGLTLQRLKDAPHGVDLGPLQPRLTEVLRTPTERIELAPPPLIEEAARLREALGKRADRFVLIGRRHLRSNNSWMHNVPALAGGSNRCTLRIHPDDAAELGLTDTAVVKGPGGEVLAAVEITDGMRRGVVSLPHGWGHDRGGTGLQVASRNPGVSVNQLNAGNLLDPLSGTAVLNGIPVDIAPAG